The segment CGATATTCATCGCGATCAAATGGAGCGTGGGGTATTTCTTCATCGCCGAATAGAGGCTCTTCGCAAACTCTCCACGCACGTAGTCCTTCAGATATTTCCTGCGATATTTCGTCCCCCAAACTATGTGATATTGATGTTGATATACTGAATGCTGCAGGCTTCGAATTCTCATGATTACCCGTTGCACACGCCTACGGCCTGTGCAACGGCAAAGGAGTCATTCATCCCCGCACTCCGGCGGCTTGCCAAATCCTTTAGATTGCCAGCTCTTCTAGAACGCCGCCTGCGTGCGGGGTTTCCTGACTTGGCAAAAGGTTAGTGGTGTAAAAAGGCCGGGGGTAACCGGCCTTTACGGCAAGTACCAGAAACAAGCTGATAGTTACTGGTAGGTGGCTGTCTTATCTCCTGCGGCGTTTGATGGGGGCGTGGACGAGGCGCATGGCGCCGACGGCCAAGAGGGAGATTAAAAGTTACGCGGCCTCGTCGTAGATGACTTTTCCGCTGCGCAGTATGTCCGCCTCGAAGCTGCGGGAATCACAGTCCAGAAAATCATCCGGAAGATAAGGCAGCGCTTCGATCTGGGGGGTTATGTGACGCGCAACCTCCGCAAGCAGCAGATGGTCATCTTCAGTACCGCCGTGAAAATCCGGCGAAATGACGACCAGGTCGATGTCGCTCCATGGACGCGGGTTGCCGCGGGCGTAAGAGCCAAAGAGGATCACGCGCTGAATGCGAACACGCCGCTTCAGGGCATCGATATATAACTTAACTATTCGTTCAACATCAGGATAGATTTCCTGCACCATTTTACAAAATCCTCCGTCTGTGAAAGCAGCTCTGACGCCTGCGCCCTGCTCAACTCGGATGCAAGCTTCTGTTTGAACGACGGATAGCGACCTGCTATATAATATCTGCTCAGCCGATTCATCAGAAGATGCTGTCCATCGGACAGCTCGATCTTCAGCGATTCGACAAGGGTGGAGAGGTTATGAACATACGGAGGCGAATCGTCTCTCAATTTACACCATATCGCCTTCAGGATCTTTTCCGCCGCTTGCTGACTCATAAAGGCAACATAGAGGCTGTGCCCACTCGCCTCCATCGCAGCAGCGGCACTGAGGTCATAGTCAGCCCTCGCTACCCATTGATCCACGATATTTTTCGGATCGGTCATAGAGCGGATATAGCATTAACTCCATTGAATTAAAAGACTTTTTAAAGCTCTGCTCCGTTTTCATCTCACATGCCTGCAGGAAAACGGTTTGTAGCGGTAAACAAAAAGGCCGGGCTCCCCCGGCCTTTCTGGCAAGTACCAGAAACAAGCTGATAGTTACTGGTAGGTGGCTGTCTTATCTCCTGCGACGTTTGATGGGGGCGTGGACGAGGCGCATTGCGCCGATTGCCGACAGCGCGATGAGGATGCACCAGGCGATGCCGCCCGCGCTCGCGTCGTGCCAGGCAAGTCCCATGAGAGAGGCGCCGCCGCCGCAGCCGCTCGCTGCGCCCGCGGCCCCGATTATGCCGCCGCCGCCCTCGGTGGTGACACC is part of the Pseudomonadota bacterium genome and harbors:
- a CDS encoding nucleotidyltransferase domain-containing protein, yielding MVQEIYPDVERIVKLYIDALKRRVRIQRVILFGSYARGNPRPWSDIDLVVISPDFHGGTEDDHLLLAEVARHITPQIEALPYLPDDFLDCDSRSFEADILRSGKVIYDEAA
- a CDS encoding HEPN domain-containing protein encodes the protein MTDPKNIVDQWVARADYDLSAAAAMEASGHSLYVAFMSQQAAEKILKAIWCKLRDDSPPYVHNLSTLVESLKIELSDGQHLLMNRLSRYYIAGRYPSFKQKLASELSRAQASELLSQTEDFVKWCRKSILMLNE